Proteins found in one Bremerella volcania genomic segment:
- a CDS encoding AAA family ATPase, translating into MPAELLSLVSELEANINQVVVGKPEVVRKCLVALLAGEHILLEDVPGVGKTLVGKALARSVSGHFCRLQFTPDLLPSDIVGSNIFNSKTNEFVFHSGPIFSNIVIADEINRSSPRTQSALLEAMSDRQVSIDGDTHNLPRPFMVIATQNPFEFEGTYPLPESQLDRFLMRISMGYPDRAAERTILESHRIGEPVEELSPVVTCDQIAQLQDSVRKIEVSETISEYLLDIIDGTRTSDDLEVGASTRAGLSLFRAAQSHALLDGREYVVPDDVKHLAVSVLAHRVIPKGFLHAGQREAVESMVGRIVEEISIPV; encoded by the coding sequence ATGCCAGCCGAGCTCTTAAGTCTCGTATCCGAGTTGGAAGCGAATATCAATCAGGTTGTGGTAGGGAAACCCGAGGTCGTGCGGAAATGTCTCGTGGCTCTACTCGCGGGCGAGCACATCCTGCTTGAGGACGTTCCGGGCGTTGGCAAGACCTTGGTTGGTAAGGCGCTTGCCCGTAGCGTATCCGGCCATTTCTGCCGATTACAATTCACACCCGATCTCTTGCCGAGCGATATCGTCGGCTCGAATATTTTCAACTCGAAGACGAACGAGTTCGTATTCCACTCGGGGCCGATATTCTCGAACATCGTGATTGCGGATGAAATCAATCGTTCGTCTCCACGAACGCAAAGTGCTTTGCTGGAAGCGATGAGTGATCGCCAGGTTTCGATTGATGGCGATACCCACAACCTGCCACGCCCCTTTATGGTGATCGCCACGCAAAACCCGTTCGAGTTCGAGGGTACCTATCCGCTTCCCGAAAGCCAGTTGGATCGTTTCTTGATGCGGATCTCGATGGGCTACCCCGACCGTGCCGCCGAACGCACGATTTTGGAATCGCACCGTATTGGCGAACCCGTGGAAGAGCTATCGCCGGTGGTGACGTGTGATCAGATCGCACAACTGCAGGATTCGGTGCGAAAGATCGAAGTCAGTGAGACCATCAGCGAATACTTGTTGGACATCATTGACGGTACTCGAACCAGTGATGACCTGGAGGTTGGGGCAAGTACCCGAGCCGGTCTCAGTCTGTTTCGGGCTGCCCAGAGCCATGCGTTGTTAGACGGTCGCGAATACGTCGTTCCAGACGACGTGAAGCATCTTGCCGTATCGGTGCTTGCTCACCGGGTGATCCCAAAAGGATTTCTCCATGCCGGGCAGCGAGAAGCGGTCGAATCGATGGTCGGCCGGATTGTGGAAGAGATTTCGATACCTGTGTAA
- a CDS encoding GNAT family N-acetyltransferase, protein MSEVIEINEIEELQGYACFWNRLHAKTPNATFFQTLPWLETYWKFFGHGKNLRVLLVQVDCEIKGIVPLIEQIERTKAGPVRILTYPLDGWGPFYGPIGSDQTATLYAAMQYLQATPRTWDLLDLRYVDPTVDRGRIFNTMRCHGMTPKVLPWNPSYAIELPDDFEKFVSTRSSKFRAVIRRTLRKANEAGVTSDRYRPMVCPTENAEPNLDLYDECVLLARRTWQACSTTGTTISHPEAADYFRDCFIQASRLGMIDMMTLRQKDRMIAFSYNFHHLGNILGMRMGYELDSKQLSPGTVMMSHQIRDSIERGDRIIDLGPEHYEIKSRWINRTLESQRICHYARLSLSANVLRMGHWWKYHRGAA, encoded by the coding sequence ATGTCAGAAGTGATCGAAATCAACGAAATCGAAGAGCTGCAAGGCTACGCTTGCTTCTGGAACCGGTTGCACGCCAAGACCCCCAACGCGACATTCTTTCAAACCCTGCCCTGGTTGGAAACTTACTGGAAGTTTTTTGGTCACGGAAAGAACTTGCGGGTATTACTGGTTCAGGTCGACTGTGAGATCAAAGGAATCGTACCACTTATCGAACAAATCGAGCGGACCAAGGCAGGTCCCGTACGGATCCTCACCTACCCGCTGGATGGCTGGGGCCCTTTCTACGGTCCCATCGGCAGTGATCAAACCGCCACACTCTATGCGGCTATGCAGTACTTACAAGCAACGCCACGCACTTGGGATCTGCTCGACCTCCGCTATGTTGACCCAACCGTCGACCGCGGTCGGATTTTTAATACGATGCGATGTCATGGGATGACACCCAAGGTGTTGCCGTGGAATCCTTCGTACGCGATCGAGCTTCCCGATGACTTTGAGAAGTTCGTTTCAACGCGCAGTTCCAAGTTTCGCGCGGTGATTCGTCGAACTCTTCGAAAAGCAAACGAAGCGGGCGTGACCAGTGATCGTTACCGGCCAATGGTCTGTCCAACGGAAAACGCGGAACCCAATCTCGACCTGTATGACGAGTGTGTGTTACTCGCGCGACGAACGTGGCAAGCGTGTAGCACTACCGGAACGACCATCTCACATCCCGAAGCTGCAGACTATTTTCGCGACTGCTTTATTCAGGCCTCGCGACTGGGGATGATCGACATGATGACGCTTCGCCAGAAAGATCGCATGATTGCGTTTAGCTACAACTTTCATCATCTGGGCAACATCCTGGGCATGCGAATGGGGTACGAGTTGGATAGCAAGCAACTTAGCCCCGGAACCGTGATGATGTCGCACCAGATTCGCGACTCGATCGAGCGAGGAGACAGGATCATCGATCTTGGTCCCGAACACTACGAAATCAAATCACGCTGGATCAATCGTACGCTCGAATCGCAGCGGATTTGCCACTACGCCCGGCTCTCACTTTCCGCCAACGTGTTGCGGATGGGGCACTGGTGGAAGTATCACCGCGGTGCGGCGTGA
- a CDS encoding CHAT domain-containing protein: MSLASSRIFLALILAISAGLVTPTPGWAQNRGSSVVPNDAYYAGFIPFYQGDYQGAGEIFNAAGRAGVRSTEGRWIDSICYATMLGECHFQMGNNAQALENYNTALLLFVQHSNWMLRINPESLQPIGPVSNDLRANVTWGKSGRNTLIGNYPDSLPTFQGQTDAQNQAAVRGGGVLSAGRIMPVRAGEIARCIALAIYRRQEIMGPISKYDGLTGNLVGILQRRPAPPNHWTGAWVDVQHGLALAAAGKTDEAVQTLQRSLTTAGQYDHALTSLALLQLGRIALEQQDFAAAQTYFLEASYSAAAFQQYQQVEDALDGLAKVSMITKAGQMPQGLLAMANWNELRKLDALRAKLNLALAEANSYMGNLPAASGALEDARRAMNRRSMSKGRVGIRYGYLSALLAFQGGNASAGTSNFASAVAANRSASTRVYQTEMTNQLFVSNTITERSAQLLYDELLREPTDADWISEPFETLTVLLTPNPTAMENWFNTAIMRKQPELALELADRIRRMRFFATLPLGGRLLALRWVLESPDATLDTKGKLQRQDLLAKHPELKTFQDEAKRLKGELLQVDLQPDDKETFVKQRDLVEKLQNVSDGYEVLLAAIALRRTPSQFLFPPLKSTAEIREKLEDTQLVLTFFSTTRSVHAFLFTKKDYVHWTLDNPREIKGQIGDLLKQIGLVKRDAPVQAKDLAETQWKTTSAELLKRFIPTLKPGFWNTYSELVIVPDDVLWYVPFEALHTDDGLGAGHTVPVSEVIPIRYAPTASLAVPQKDARPRPQNTAIVVGRLFNSDDSEITIEQFDQLKDVFVAPDKIDRPPVGPSSLLAKVWDQLVVIDDSEDANRGDVWNWSPAQADRSKPGSELAAWLRSPLGGPEVIYLPGFHTGAEDALKGNTTGNDVFLTALGLMATGSETVVLSRWHSAGSASVATVEGIASRIAEMPASTAWQETMEDVRKLSLDPKKEPRLKGSGVSIPQTLDHPYFWADMMLIDTGINPKKEMP; this comes from the coding sequence ATGTCATTGGCTAGCAGCCGCATATTCCTCGCGCTTATCCTCGCTATCAGTGCTGGTCTCGTGACGCCCACGCCGGGCTGGGCTCAAAATAGGGGAAGTTCGGTCGTCCCCAACGATGCCTATTACGCGGGGTTCATCCCTTTCTATCAGGGAGACTACCAAGGGGCAGGGGAAATCTTCAACGCTGCCGGGCGTGCGGGGGTTCGCTCTACGGAGGGGCGTTGGATTGACTCGATCTGTTACGCCACCATGCTCGGCGAATGCCACTTCCAGATGGGAAATAATGCCCAGGCACTCGAGAACTACAACACGGCGCTACTTTTATTCGTTCAGCATTCCAACTGGATGCTGCGTATCAATCCGGAGAGCTTACAACCCATCGGTCCTGTCAGTAATGACCTTCGCGCTAATGTGACTTGGGGAAAGTCGGGGCGAAATACGCTGATCGGAAATTACCCCGACTCGCTTCCGACATTCCAGGGGCAGACCGATGCCCAAAACCAGGCTGCCGTTCGCGGTGGCGGCGTTCTTTCTGCCGGTCGGATCATGCCTGTTCGCGCCGGCGAGATCGCGCGATGCATTGCCTTGGCGATTTACCGCCGACAAGAGATCATGGGCCCGATCAGCAAATATGACGGGCTGACCGGAAACCTGGTTGGCATCTTGCAGCGTCGTCCTGCCCCGCCGAACCATTGGACCGGGGCCTGGGTTGATGTTCAGCACGGCTTGGCATTGGCGGCGGCAGGCAAGACGGATGAAGCAGTCCAGACTCTCCAGCGAAGTCTTACGACTGCCGGCCAATACGATCACGCTCTGACTTCGTTGGCTCTCTTGCAACTAGGAAGAATCGCTCTCGAACAGCAAGACTTCGCGGCCGCGCAGACTTACTTCTTGGAAGCATCTTACTCGGCGGCGGCGTTTCAGCAGTATCAGCAGGTCGAAGATGCCCTCGATGGGCTGGCGAAGGTCAGCATGATCACCAAGGCAGGTCAGATGCCGCAGGGCTTGCTGGCGATGGCGAATTGGAACGAGCTTCGCAAGCTTGACGCGTTACGGGCCAAGCTGAATCTGGCACTGGCCGAGGCCAATTCGTACATGGGAAATCTTCCCGCTGCCAGCGGTGCGTTGGAAGACGCCAGACGAGCGATGAACCGCCGCTCGATGAGCAAAGGGCGAGTTGGCATCCGTTATGGGTACCTATCGGCTCTCTTGGCTTTTCAGGGAGGGAACGCTTCGGCGGGTACCAGCAACTTTGCTTCCGCGGTCGCTGCCAACCGATCCGCTTCGACTCGCGTCTATCAGACCGAAATGACCAATCAGTTGTTCGTGTCGAATACCATCACCGAGCGTTCGGCCCAGCTCCTCTACGATGAACTCCTGCGCGAGCCAACTGACGCCGATTGGATTTCGGAGCCATTTGAAACACTTACCGTCCTGCTGACTCCTAACCCGACGGCAATGGAGAATTGGTTCAACACGGCCATCATGCGTAAACAGCCGGAACTGGCTCTAGAGCTTGCCGATCGTATCCGACGTATGCGTTTTTTTGCCACGCTGCCCCTGGGGGGGCGTTTACTAGCGCTGCGCTGGGTGCTTGAATCGCCTGACGCCACGCTCGATACCAAGGGGAAATTGCAGCGGCAGGATTTGTTGGCAAAACATCCTGAACTGAAGACGTTTCAAGACGAAGCTAAACGACTCAAAGGAGAACTGCTGCAAGTCGACTTGCAGCCAGACGACAAAGAAACGTTTGTAAAACAACGAGATCTGGTCGAGAAATTGCAGAACGTTTCTGATGGTTACGAAGTGCTTTTGGCGGCCATCGCACTGAGACGGACGCCAAGCCAGTTTCTCTTTCCCCCTTTGAAGTCGACCGCCGAAATCCGCGAGAAGTTGGAAGATACGCAACTCGTGCTGACGTTCTTCTCGACGACACGCAGCGTCCACGCGTTTTTGTTTACCAAGAAAGACTATGTCCACTGGACGCTCGATAACCCTCGCGAGATTAAAGGGCAGATCGGAGACCTGCTGAAGCAGATTGGTTTGGTAAAACGTGACGCACCGGTTCAAGCAAAGGATCTGGCTGAGACCCAGTGGAAGACGACGTCAGCCGAACTACTCAAGCGGTTCATTCCGACACTCAAGCCAGGCTTTTGGAATACTTATTCCGAGTTGGTAATCGTGCCGGACGATGTGTTGTGGTACGTTCCCTTCGAAGCTCTTCACACCGATGACGGTCTCGGGGCAGGGCATACGGTCCCGGTCTCAGAGGTAATTCCGATTCGGTATGCGCCGACGGCCAGCCTGGCGGTTCCGCAAAAGGATGCCCGTCCGCGTCCGCAAAACACGGCAATCGTTGTGGGACGTTTGTTTAACTCGGATGACTCCGAAATTACGATCGAGCAGTTCGATCAATTAAAGGATGTCTTCGTCGCTCCGGATAAGATTGACCGCCCCCCGGTTGGGCCTTCGAGCCTGTTGGCCAAGGTCTGGGATCAGCTGGTTGTGATCGATGACAGTGAAGACGCCAATCGAGGCGACGTCTGGAACTGGTCGCCGGCGCAAGCCGATCGAAGCAAGCCCGGCAGCGAGTTAGCCGCGTGGCTGCGATCTCCTTTGGGGGGACCGGAAGTGATTTACCTCCCTGGATTTCACACCGGTGCTGAGGACGCATTGAAGGGGAACACGACCGGCAACGATGTCTTCCTGACGGCACTGGGACTCATGGCGACCGGTTCGGAAACGGTTGTCCTCAGTCGCTGGCATTCGGCTGGATCAGCCAGCGTGGCAACGGTAGAAGGGATTGCCAGCCGCATCGCCGAGATGCCTGCAAGCACGGCTTGGCAGGAGACGATGGAGGACGTCCGAAAGTTATCGCTCGATCCGAAAAAGGAACCGCGCCTGAAAGGAAGCGGAGTATCCATCCCCCAGACGCTTGATCATCCTTACTTTTGGGCCGATATGATGCTGATCGATACCGGCATCAACCCGAAGAAAGAGATGCCGTAG
- a CDS encoding transglutaminase-like domain-containing protein, with the protein MLRSTIALLFLYVLCPQVAWAQFENVQPDEAKSATVLGTSKTTKYQVGVKIAAVGGPCGGLTATIPVPADWPEQSVRLADEQISPEIGNVGYRLVEGTVKEMMITVPRINPGQTAVAVITVEVERRSAAPPEDTSGLTIPKRLPLAMRRYLGSSPYIESRHGEIRRQANEIIEDIDSDWEKVEAIYDWVRENITFTSMKPTNAVTALREKKGDFEDVTGVFIALCRAADIPARTVWIPSSSYAEFYLEDAEGEGHWYPCRVAGDRAFGEMPDHPVILQKGDNFRVPGRKDPVRFVNEKLSGKAIRGGGKPKVEFVREVLGG; encoded by the coding sequence ATGCTCCGATCTACCATTGCCCTGCTCTTTTTATACGTCCTTTGTCCCCAAGTGGCATGGGCTCAGTTCGAGAACGTCCAGCCGGACGAAGCTAAGTCTGCCACGGTTCTGGGAACGTCAAAAACGACGAAATACCAAGTCGGCGTGAAAATCGCAGCGGTCGGCGGCCCCTGTGGCGGGCTCACGGCGACCATCCCCGTACCAGCCGATTGGCCAGAACAATCGGTACGCCTGGCCGACGAACAGATTTCGCCAGAGATTGGCAACGTGGGCTACCGCCTGGTGGAAGGAACCGTGAAAGAAATGATGATTACGGTTCCTCGCATCAATCCCGGACAAACAGCCGTCGCCGTCATTACCGTCGAGGTCGAACGACGCTCGGCGGCACCACCGGAGGACACGTCCGGCCTGACGATTCCCAAGCGCCTTCCGCTGGCCATGCGACGCTACCTCGGATCGAGCCCTTACATCGAGTCACGCCACGGTGAGATCCGCCGCCAGGCCAACGAGATCATTGAAGACATCGATTCCGATTGGGAAAAGGTCGAAGCGATTTACGACTGGGTTCGCGAGAACATTACCTTCACCTCAATGAAACCAACCAACGCCGTCACTGCCCTGCGCGAAAAGAAAGGGGACTTCGAAGACGTCACCGGCGTGTTCATTGCCCTCTGTCGTGCCGCGGACATCCCTGCTCGAACGGTGTGGATCCCCAGTTCCAGCTACGCTGAGTTCTACCTGGAAGACGCAGAAGGAGAAGGTCACTGGTATCCTTGCCGCGTCGCCGGCGACCGGGCATTCGGCGAAATGCCGGATCATCCAGTGATTCTGCAAAAGGGAGACAACTTCCGCGTCCCCGGTCGCAAGGATCCCGTTCGATTTGTCAATGAGAAACTAAGTGGCAAAGCCATCCGTGGCGGTGGCAAACCGAAGGTCGAATTCGTCCGCGAGGTGCTCGGTGGCTAA
- a CDS encoding transglutaminase-like domain-containing protein, giving the protein MAKNLSYSLVILLAICTNAIAQFGPVETPAAQLADGDTFETGFTLQVSGQALGVTATFPVPTNWEDQQAELVHQELHPNGANLRFVNLDGTRQARVDIPRLSGGDTAKVLLRFRVARKAITPPSEPQQLTLPATKDLDRDQRKYLLPSPFVESRDAKITGVANSLALPDATPWEQVKAYYDFVHQNVTYENGPMKGAVAALDEGRGDCEEMTTLFVALCRAGEVPARTVWVPGHCYPEFLTKTDDGTDRWVAVEMTGNWPFGQSPEKRPILQKGDNFRIPGSRKPQHYVKQELAIRDYKGSTPPVVTWLPTPGKDPPQAN; this is encoded by the coding sequence GTGGCTAAGAATCTCTCTTACTCACTGGTGATCTTGTTGGCGATCTGTACTAATGCAATCGCCCAGTTCGGCCCGGTTGAAACCCCTGCCGCGCAGCTTGCCGATGGCGATACGTTTGAGACCGGGTTCACCTTACAAGTCTCTGGACAGGCACTGGGAGTCACGGCCACGTTTCCCGTTCCTACGAATTGGGAAGACCAACAGGCCGAACTGGTGCATCAAGAGCTTCACCCCAACGGGGCGAACTTGCGGTTCGTCAATCTGGACGGCACGCGTCAGGCACGCGTCGATATTCCGCGCCTGTCCGGCGGCGATACCGCCAAGGTACTGCTTCGGTTTCGAGTTGCCCGAAAAGCCATCACCCCACCAAGTGAACCGCAACAATTGACGCTTCCCGCGACCAAAGATCTGGATCGCGATCAACGCAAATACTTGCTACCCAGCCCGTTTGTCGAAAGCCGCGACGCGAAGATCACAGGCGTTGCCAACTCACTGGCGCTACCCGATGCCACCCCCTGGGAGCAAGTGAAAGCTTATTACGACTTTGTGCACCAAAACGTGACTTACGAGAACGGCCCCATGAAGGGAGCCGTCGCTGCACTGGATGAAGGTCGTGGAGACTGTGAAGAAATGACGACCTTGTTCGTCGCCCTCTGTCGTGCTGGTGAAGTTCCCGCGAGAACGGTTTGGGTGCCTGGTCATTGCTACCCTGAATTCCTGACCAAGACCGACGACGGAACCGATCGCTGGGTGGCCGTCGAAATGACCGGTAACTGGCCATTCGGGCAATCGCCTGAGAAGCGACCGATCCTGCAAAAGGGAGACAACTTCCGCATACCAGGAAGTCGAAAACCGCAGCATTACGTCAAGCAAGAACTTGCCATTCGCGACTACAAGGGGTCAACGCCCCCGGTAGTCACTTGGTTACCCACGCCCGGGAAAGACCCCCCCCAGGCAAATTAG
- a CDS encoding peroxiredoxin family protein, protein MFAKWIITSLSVLAIAVLASPIMADELKVGDKAPEFSLSGEGADTINLTDFKGKKLVITFNRANWCPFCMKQVVDLQKNYDAIKDAGAELLIIWREEATGSDGLKKIRERTKATMPFALDLEAEKTGAYSTEGFDAYVLDEEGKITAILEGTKPDRALGEEILTALKKK, encoded by the coding sequence ATGTTTGCCAAATGGATTATTACTAGCCTCAGCGTTCTTGCCATTGCAGTCTTGGCATCGCCGATCATGGCTGACGAGTTGAAAGTCGGGGATAAGGCTCCTGAGTTCTCCCTGAGTGGAGAAGGGGCCGACACGATCAACCTGACGGACTTCAAAGGAAAGAAGCTGGTGATCACGTTTAATCGTGCCAACTGGTGTCCGTTCTGCATGAAGCAAGTGGTCGACTTGCAGAAGAATTATGACGCCATTAAAGATGCCGGTGCCGAACTGCTGATCATCTGGCGAGAAGAAGCGACGGGTTCGGACGGCCTTAAGAAGATTCGCGAGCGCACCAAGGCGACCATGCCATTCGCGCTGGATCTGGAAGCCGAAAAGACCGGTGCCTACAGTACCGAAGGCTTCGATGCATACGTCCTGGACGAAGAAGGCAAAATCACGGCAATCCTGGAAGGGACCAAACCAGATCGTGCGTTGGGGGAAGAGATTCTCACCGCGCTTAAGAAAAAGTAA